GGGTTGTCGATTATTATAAAGGTTGATCAATTGATTTTTGGCTATTTTCTCAGGACTATCAAAAATAACGTTAAAAACCTCTTGAGACATTGGACATTGCGGATTGTCTCGGAAGTGTTCAATATCAGTAATAGGAGATAAGGCCGCAACCTTACCGAACTTGTCAGTATTTTTGAAGGCAAATTTTAAAGCCCCATATCCGCCCATACTAGAGCCGACGAGATAGTTTTTTTGTGGGTCTCGAGAAATGGGCAATAGATTTTGCATTTTCGGAATAAATTCTTCCATAAAGAAGGATTCATAAGGAATGAACTTCGAGTCGGAATAAAATGAATTCAATCCATCCGGCATAATGATGGTCCAATCGTACTTACGGGCTAATTCCTCTATGTAAACATGCTTACTCCAAGCGGTATTGTCGCCAGTGTAGCCGTGCAAAAGCCAAACTACCGGATAGTCGGATTTATTAGTGTCAGGAATAACGACAGTCGTTTTGAAATACGTATGTAGATAATTAGTACGATAACTTAGATTCATTAATACCATTATTATTAAGCTCCTCAAGTTTTAATATTATTCGTGAAAAGATTAATCAATTCTTTGCAAAAAGTCTAGTTTGAAGCTGATTGATGATCATAAAGCTCTTTTTTGAAATGTAAATAATTAGTATAGAGTTGAATCATGTCAGTTAAATTATGCAGATCTAAATTAAAATATTCTGAAATATTATTTAAACGATAGTTAGTGGTATTGCGATGGACTTTTAATTCAGTAGAGGTCTTTGTGACATTGCCATTAGATTTGAAATAATAATCAAGTGTTTCTAGCAATTCTAAACCAGAATTAGTTTTCAAAAGGCTCTTGAAAGCACCCAAATACTTTTTAGAAGACAAAGAGCTTCGCATGAGTTGATCAGTAAAACTAATCTGCTGATAGTAGAAAACATCATTTAAATTGAGAATCCTACAAATTTCAAGACAATTGATAGCTTGCAAGACAGCCATTTTTAACTCAGTACTTTTGTCACTGATACCGATAGGCAAAGAACTCTTTTGACAAGCGGCAAGGTAGGTAGAGACATTGGCATTATTCTTAGTGATAATCAGTAGTTGCTGTGCAGTTTTACGAAAACTGAAATCGCCGTCAATAATTTTGAAATTATTGAAATCTTTAGTCTCAACGATGATGGCCACTCTTGGAATAGATAAATCAATATTCAAATCACGGGCACGAATCTTTAATTCTTCATTTTCCGCTACATCGTCCGTTTCAATCCATTGATAGAGAAAATGATTCAAAGTTTCTTTATGCTGATTCTTGATTTTAGTACTATTTAGTTGGGAGATCAATAACTCTGTGGAAACTTTCAGAAGTGAAGCTAGTGGGGTTACTTTTTTAGGATCGCCAGTGATACCAATTACACCGATAGTTTTATGATCAAACTCAATCGGAATGTTAACTCCGGGCTGACCAAATTTACCAAGAGATTCAATCAGTGGTTTGGTTTTACCACTTTTGATAATGTCAATAGCTCCAAGATGTAAAGTATTGATACGCTTTTTATCGCCACTAGCAATGATGTAACCATGTTCGTTCATCATGTTGATATTATAAGGGATATTTTCCATCATTTTGTTGACAATTGATTGAGCTAAATTGGGATCTAATTTCATTATTTTTTCCTTTAATATAAGAAGTAATTTTTTGATAGTTCTATTTTACAATTTTTTTCTGAATGCGTTAATGTAAAAGATTTAGGTATCTTTGTTAAGTTTTGCTCAAAGGCAAAGTGTTTTATAAAATTAGTTAGTCTTATAAGTAAATATTTTCTGAAAAATTTGTTTTGAAAAATGTTGATATAATCACAAACAGATTCACTTTTTCATACATAAGACAATAAAATTTGGGCAGATGTACATTGATTTGAACGGTTTTACACGGTATTATACAAACGTTAATAATTGTTCAAACTTTAACAATTGCAGTGTTTTTTTGAGGAAGGATGTTTTAAAAATGGTTATTGCTTGGTGGGCAGCTTTGTTAGGCTTGCTTTTAGCAATCGGATTGATTCTGTTCAAAGTTAATCCGGTTTATGCATTAATTTTTGGTGCCATTATTGGCTGTTTAGTCGGAGGGATGAGTTTAGTTCAAACGACCGATGTCATAGTCAAAGGTAGTTCCGGAGTCATGGGAACTATTATTCGTGTCATTGCCGCAGGGGTTTTAGCAGGTGTCATGATGGAATCGGGAGCAGCTAATGTGATTGCTTCTAATATTGTTAATCACTTTAGTGATCGTTTAGCGATTTTGGCTCTAGCTTTGTCGACGATGATTTTAACTGCTGTAGGGATTTTTATTCCGGTAGCAGTTCTAATCGTAGCTCCGATTGCTCTTGAAGTTGGTCAAAAGATGCATTACAGTAAACTATCACTTTTAGTGGCATTATCTGGTGGCGGTAAGGCTGGAAATATTATTTCGCCAAACCCTAATACCATTGCTGCTGCGAAAGGATTTAATGTCGAACTATCCAAAGTTATGATTGCAGACTTCATTCCTGCGGTAGTCGGTTTGATCGTGACAGTTCTATTAGCAACTTTGATTAAGAATAAAGGCAGTTTCGTTTCGCCAACTAAGAAATTTGAATCTAAAGAAGAAAAAGATTTGCCAAGTCTTAAGACAGCAATCATAACACCGTTGGTTGCAGTCGTTTTATTGTTGATTACTCCTATTGGAGAAGTTTTAAATATCAAAGCATTATCATCGTTTAACTTAGATGCGATGTATATCTTACCAATTGCTGGTTTAATCGGTACTTTAGCAATGGGACAAGGGAAAAAGTTTTTAAGTTATATGACTAATGGATTAGCGCGAATGACTGATGTTGTTATGATTTTAATTGGTGCTGGTGCAATTGCCGGATTGGTTTCAGCTTCTAATTTGCCACAAAAAGTTGTTGAAATAGTTCAAGTATCTGGAATATCCGGGACATTTTTAGCACCGATTGCCGGAATCTTGATGGCTGCTGCTACGGCATCAACTTCAACTGGTGTTATCCTAGCTTCTAATTCATTCAGTAAATCAATCATGGAATTTGGTATCTCTGGGACCGGTGCCGCCGCTATGGTACATACTGGAGCAACTGTGATTGATCAGTTGCCACATGGTAATTATTTCCATGTGACAGCTAAAGCAGTTGATATGCAATTTAAAGAAAGAATGACTGTCGTTTTTTGGGAAATGCTAGTCGGTCTCTCAATGACGATTGTTGCAACATTAATGTATGGAAATTTGTTCTAGAGGTGGATTATAAATGAAAATAGTTT
This sequence is a window from Companilactobacillus alimentarius DSM 20249. Protein-coding genes within it:
- a CDS encoding alpha/beta hydrolase, with amino-acid sequence MVLMNLSYRTNYLHTYFKTTVVIPDTNKSDYPVVWLLHGYTGDNTAWSKHVYIEELARKYDWTIIMPDGLNSFYSDSKFIPYESFFMEEFIPKMQNLLPISRDPQKNYLVGSSMGGYGALKFAFKNTDKFGKVAALSPITDIEHFRDNPQCPMSQEVFNVIFDSPEKIAKNQLINLYNNRQPKLPILTLCGDSDFMHEDNVMFKNFLSIHAKGHYTWMPVSGNHSWKVWSENIDPVFNWLTKN
- a CDS encoding CdaR family transcriptional regulator, coding for MKLDPNLAQSIVNKMMENIPYNINMMNEHGYIIASGDKKRINTLHLGAIDIIKSGKTKPLIESLGKFGQPGVNIPIEFDHKTIGVIGITGDPKKVTPLASLLKVSTELLISQLNSTKIKNQHKETLNHFLYQWIETDDVAENEELKIRARDLNIDLSIPRVAIIVETKDFNNFKIIDGDFSFRKTAQQLLIITKNNANVSTYLAACQKSSLPIGISDKSTELKMAVLQAINCLEICRILNLNDVFYYQQISFTDQLMRSSLSSKKYLGAFKSLLKTNSGLELLETLDYYFKSNGNVTKTSTELKVHRNTTNYRLNNISEYFNLDLHNLTDMIQLYTNYLHFKKELYDHQSASN